GCGTTTCATCCACTCGGCACCCGCGTCGGCAGCATGCAAACTGGATCATGTTTTTCACTACCTGCGTAGGCGGAGCGCTGCTTGGGATTCTATCCGGCTGCGCAACTGGAGGTCATCCCATGACTGCCGAAATCGACACGTTGATGCGCGAATACAATGGCGCTGTCCCTGGAGCATCGCTGCTTATCGTTCATGATGGCCATGCCGTCGTCAGACGCGCATGGGGAATGGCCGACATAGAAGCGGGCATCAAGGCCACGCCGGCGACGAACTACCGGCTTGCATCAGTGACGAAACCGTTCACTGCTGCGGCAATTCTGTTGCTCGCCGAGGACAGAAAGTTGACGCTCGACGACAAGGTGAACCGCTGGCTGCCTTCGCTGCCAGGCGCGGCAGAGCCGGTGACGATTCGGCACTTGCTCACCCACACTGCGGGTCTGGTGGACTATGAGGACGTGATGGTCGCCGGCGACACTCGCCAGATGCATGACGAGGACGTTCTGGCGCTGCTCGGGCGGCAGGACACCACTTATTTCACACCCGGGTCGAGCTACAGGTATAGCAACAGTGGCTATGCGCTTCTCGCACTCATCGTCGAAAAAGCATCGGGAATGAGCTTCGGCACATTCCTGAGGCAGCGCATTTTCATGCCGCTCCGAATGACTGAGACTGTGGCGCACGCAGAAGGTAAATCCGTAGTAACGGCACGAGCTTATGGATACACAAAGCAGCCTGCCGGGTGGATACGGAAAGATCAAAGCACCACCAGTGCCGTGCTTGGCGATGGAGGCATTTATTCTTCAATCGATGACATGGCGAAATGGGATGCAGC
The Gemmatimonadaceae bacterium DNA segment above includes these coding regions:
- a CDS encoding serine hydrolase domain-containing protein — its product is MTAEIDTLMREYNGAVPGASLLIVHDGHAVVRRAWGMADIEAGIKATPATNYRLASVTKPFTAAAILLLAEDRKLTLDDKVNRWLPSLPGAAEPVTIRHLLTHTAGLVDYEDVMVAGDTRQMHDEDVLALLGRQDTTYFTPGSSYRYSNSGYALLALIVEKASGMSFGTFLRQRIFMPLRMTETVAHAEGKSVVTARAYGYTKQPAGWIRKDQSTTSAVLGDGGIYSSIDDMAKWDAAWYDSRLLSDESRRLALTPHTTTDEAEVQYGYGWRITGGTVWHSGETSGFRNVIVRLPAQRVTVVILTNRDDPQPYRTALAIASRFTAQE